One stretch of Mastomys coucha isolate ucsf_1 unplaced genomic scaffold, UCSF_Mcou_1 pScaffold12, whole genome shotgun sequence DNA includes these proteins:
- the LOC116086552 gene encoding keratin-associated protein 13-1-like, which translates to MAYSCCSGNFSSRSLGCCLPSSGSCGGSSYPSNLVYTTTSCSPSTCQLSSSLNNGYQETCIEPTSCQRTYVVSSPCQKPCYYPRSSTPCNPCQGTYVGSSSCSSLGYGSRSFYPVGCGNSGFRSLNCGVYSFPSLSYGSRFYYPEYVASTGFQPSC; encoded by the coding sequence ATGGCCTACAGCTGCTGCTCTGGAAACTTCTCCTCCCGCTCCCTTGGTTGCTGCCTGCCCTCCTCAGGATCCTGCGGTGGCTCTTCCTACCCCAGCAACCTGGTCTACACCACTACCAGCTGCTCTCCCAGCACTTGCCAGCTGAGCTCCTCTCTGAACAATGGCTATCAGGAGACTTGCATTGAGCCCACCAGCTGCCAGAGGACCTATGTGGTGTCCAGCCCCTGCCAAAAGCCCTGCTACTACCCCAGGAGCTCCACACCCTGCAATCCCTGCCAGGGAACATATGTTGGCTCTAGCAGCTGCAGTTCCCTGGGTTATGGATCTAGAAGCTTCTACCCAGTGGGATGTGGAAACAGTGGCTTCAGATCCCTGAATTGTGGAGTCTATAGCTTCCCTTCCTTGAGTTATGGGTCCAGATTCTATTACCCAGAGTATGTGGCTTCAACAGGATTTCAACCATCTTGTTAA
- the LOC116086554 gene encoding keratin-associated protein 13-1-like, whose translation MAYSCCSGNFSSRSLGCCLPSSGSCSGSSYPSNLVYTTTSCSPSTCQLSSSLNSGCQETCVEPISCQRTYVVSNPCQKPCYYPRSSTLCTPCQGTYVGSLGFGSSSCSSLDYGSRSCYSVGCGSSGFRSLNCGVYGFPSLSYGSRFYYPSYLASSSCQPCYRPICGSGIYGINC comes from the coding sequence ATGGCCTACAGCTGTTGCTCTGGAAACTTCTCCTCCCGCTCCCTTGGTTGCTGCCTGCCCTCCTCAGGATCCTGCAGTGGCTCTTCCTACCCCAGCAACCTGGTCTACACCACTACCAGCTGCTCTCCCAGCACTTGCCAGCTGAGCTCCTCTCTGAACAGTGGCTGTCAGGAGACCTGCGTTGAGCCCATCAGCTGCCAGAGGACCTATGTGGTGTCCAACCCCTGCCAGAAGCCCTGCTACTATCCCAGGAGCTCCACACTCTGTACTCCCTGCCAGGGAACATATGTTGGCTCTCTGGGTTTTGGGTCCAGCAGCTGCAGTTCCCTGGACTATGGATCTAGAAGCTGCTACTCAGTGGGATGTGGATCCAGTGGCTTCAGATCCCTGAATTGTGGAGTCTATGGCTTCCCTTCTCTGAGTTATGGGTCCAGATTCTACTACCCATCCTACTTGGCTTCTAGTTCCTGCCAACCGTGCTACAGACCAATCTGTGGATCAGGCATCTATGGGATTAACTGTTAA